TGACCATTTTCGGTCGGTCTTCGGAGGCGCCTTTGGCGGGGATGTCTTCGGGCGGGGTGGAGGCACTCGCGGCCGCAGCACACCCAAAGGCGCAGATCTTAGCATTGAATTGTCTCTTACCCTTGAAGAGATCGCTGAAGGGACAACTAAGAAGGTCAAGGTGCGTTTCCAGAAGCCGTGCGACACCTGCAACGGCAGCGGTTCGCGCGACGGCCGGGTGGAGGTCTGTCCGCGCTGCAACGGCTCAGGCAAAGTGCGCCACGTCGCCGACTCCTTCTTCGGACGCGTCGTCAATGTAACGACCTGCTCGCTCTGCGGCGGTGAAGGCCGGGTGGCTCGCGAGGCGTGTCCAACCTGCAGCGGCCAGGGGCTCGTGCGCGACGAGAAGACCATCCAGGTTCGCGTCCCACCGGGGGTTGCATCAGGCAATTACCTTCGTCTTTCCGGAGAGGGCAACGCCGCGCCACGCGGCGGCCGGGCGGGCGACATCCTCGTTCACTTTGTCGAAACCGAGCACGACCTTTTTACCCGGCATGGCGACGACGTGCTCTATGAAATGGAGATCACATACCCTCAAGCGGTGCTTGGCGACGCTTTCGACGTTCCGACACTGGGCGGCAACGTTCGTCTCACGATACCGCCCGGGACGCCGCCCGGCAAACTCTTCCGTCTGAAAGGCAAGGGGATTGCTCATCTCAACAGCCCCGGACGCGGCGACCAGATCGTCCGGGTTACCATCCACGTCCCTAAGAAAGTAGGCGCACGGGAACGCAAGTTGCTCGAGGAGTTAGCCGGCCCGAGCACCGGCGGCGTCGATGACGACAAACCCTTCTTTCACAAAGTGAAGGATATCTTCCGGTAGCAACCGGACAGCAGCGATGAGCATCGGGGGTCGAATCCGGGAGTGGCGAAACAACGTTATCGGCGCCTGGCGAGGTCTGGCGTTCACTACCATCGAGCGACGGGCGATTCAGGTGCTGATTGCGATGATCCTCATTGGATCAACTTTGCGTTATCTTCGCGAGCGGCGACTGGCAGAAGGTCTGACACTCATTGCTTCCGAAGCCGCGGCAGATTCGGTGCAGAGGTCGCAGGAAACGTCGCCCTCACTTTCCGGGCAGGCAGCCTCGCGAGAGGCTATCGACCTGAACCGCGCCGATGCGACGGATCTTGAGTCTTTGCCCGGCATCGGGCCGAAGAAGGCAGCGCTTATACTGGAGTTGCGATCCAGACGAGGCGGGTTCAGGTCGGTGGATGAATTGAAAGACGTCAAGGGCATCGGCGCCAAGACGTTGGAGCGACTGAAGCCGCTGGTTACTTTGGGAAGGGTTGAATGACCGCGCTTGCAACGCAGACTTCAAGTTGCCATTAAACGGCAAATCCCCACTAATTAAACAGACAGTATCACCCGAGTTCTTTAATGTCCGAATCCCGTGCGACCGGTTCGTCCGGCTCCATCGTCCTGCAGATTGCGATAGGCGTTCTTGCGATCATCCTGCTGACCTCGATCCTCTATCCAAAGCATCTCTGGAAATTGCAAGCCCGGGAGGAGGCACTCTGCCGCGACCGGATGGAGAACCTCCTCTATGCGGCTCAATTTCACGCCCGAACCCTCCGGCAGCACTCGGACGATCTCGCCGCACAGGTCTCTTTCGCCGGGCAGACCGAGACCATCGTCCCGGCACCGCACTTCAAAGCGGACCGTCTCACCCGCGAAGACTCCGGCATCGACTCTTTCCAGATTGAATTCACCGATCCGTTCCTTCAATTCAACCATTATGAACGTCGGTTAGCCATCGACTATCCGGCCGGGCGGAAGGCTGACTTTGGCCCCGACTCGGTCGTCTTGAGCGTTCAGCCCAAGGCGCGTTTTCCCTTTGCGCCGGTCTCAAAATGTATCTTCGCCGCCGATGTGCCGATTACAGCCGTCATCGACGACCGGGGGGATCAAGGTTGTTTCGCTCTGATTGGCGCACAGGGTCGGATCCGAATGACCCAGATCCTTGGCGACCCTATCTCCGTCAAGGCGTCCGATTACATCTTCTTCATTGATACGAAGAGCCTTGAAAAGTGTCCCACAACCGGGACTCCCTATCCGGCACGGGTAAACGTCAAACTTGCCACCGAAGCGCTGATTGAGATGATGCTGGAGAAGAGCCCGCCCGTCGAACCTGTCAGCCGGTCGCGCATGCTGGCATCCAACGTCGTCTATCGCCTCTTGAAGGAGGCTGACGGGGCCACCAAGCGGGCGTTGCTCGAAGCGAAGACGATGGAGATCGTAGAAGACTCGCTGCTTAGTATCGAGTCACATCGGTTCCTCGATTCGACTGCTTCCAATCTGAATCGGGAAGGCATGGCCCAACTGGCGCAGGCTATAAACGACAGCACCCTCGAAGCGCATCCCTCCATCGAGGGAGACCAGAAGGTGCGTTGGGAAAAGATCCGCGATGCGGTCTATGACCGTATGAACTTGCTCAAGGTCGATTCAGCTTTCGGTGCCCTACGCGATGGAATTGTCAACCGTATGCGGGACCATATAGTGGCGCGGGAGTTTGATGTGGCGCTCAAACGGGTGCGGAAGGAAGGCCGGTTCGCAATCGTTGAAGGCGGCACCGTGAGCACTACTTCGGACTCGATTGCCTACTACGCCAACCCGGACCTGATCCGCAGCCGGCTCATACACGAGCGCACCGACAGCATCACTGCGGCACACCTGAACCGCGGCGACGTGCAGGACTTGCTTGAACACCTCGCGCGACGAGAGATTTACCGCACTGCAAGAGTCGATTCAACCGGCATCGACATCCATTGCCCCATCGAAGGCGAGTTTCTAAAGGCTGACCGGTCGCTATTCGACCGCATCTTCTCCGTCGGTGGAACGGCCAACCACGGTCAGGTCCATAACGGCGACCTCTCCTGGAGCGAAAAAAGATAACCGGAGGCAGTATGGCGGACGTCTTTGTCGTTACCTGGAGCGAGGCTGCGCTCGAACTCCGTCGCATCCCCAGCGAAGGAACCTGGAGCGATAGTTCCGAACTGGTCGGAAGTCTCCCGATTACCCGGCCCACTCGCATTTCCAGACTTGACGATCCGGCTTCGGGCGGTCAGTTGGGAGCCGTCCTGCACGACCTCCTGGCTGAAGTTGACCTTAGTCTCCCCTGCTGGCTACTGATGCCGCGGGGTTGGGCGTTCGAGTTTGACGTGCAAGCACCTCAACTGCCAACCGACGAAGAGCAACTCGAGCAGTTGCGTTGGGAAACGACCGCCCGTCTCGCCGAGCATTTCGAGGAATTCCGCTTCATTTTCACACCTTCCGGTAGAAATGGAGCCTACCGTGTCGTCGCCGCCCGGAGTGAACTCATCGACCGTTACATGGCAGCCGCCCACGTAGCCGGTATCGAGATCGCAGGTATAGGGTATGAACCGTCCGCGGGAGAGGTTTATTCGTTCGAGATTCCGCTTGACTTGCGAGATGCGATTCCGGTGGTCGATGAAGAGTCCGAGAGCCTGGCTCCAACTTTAGCCAAGCGCCAAATCACGGTGAAGCCGGCTTGGGCGGCAGTCATTC
Above is a genomic segment from Calditrichota bacterium containing:
- a CDS encoding molecular chaperone DnaJ (chaperone Hsp40; co-chaperone with DnaK; Participates actively in the response to hyperosmotic and heat shock by preventing the aggregation of stress-denatured proteins and by disaggregating proteins, also in an autonomous, dnaK-independent fashion), encoding DHFRSVFGGAFGGDVFGRGGGTRGRSTPKGADLSIELSLTLEEIAEGTTKKVKVRFQKPCDTCNGSGSRDGRVEVCPRCNGSGKVRHVADSFFGRVVNVTTCSLCGGEGRVAREACPTCSGQGLVRDEKTIQVRVPPGVASGNYLRLSGEGNAAPRGGRAGDILVHFVETEHDLFTRHGDDVLYEMEITYPQAVLGDAFDVPTLGGNVRLTIPPGTPPGKLFRLKGKGIAHLNSPGRGDQIVRVTIHVPKKVGARERKLLEELAGPSTGGVDDDKPFFHKVKDIFR
- a CDS encoding ComEA family DNA-binding protein, producing MSIGGRIREWRNNVIGAWRGLAFTTIERRAIQVLIAMILIGSTLRYLRERRLAEGLTLIASEAAADSVQRSQETSPSLSGQAASREAIDLNRADATDLESLPGIGPKKAALILELRSRRGGFRSVDELKDVKGIGAKTLERLKPLVTLGRVE